A single genomic interval of Deltaproteobacteria bacterium harbors:
- a CDS encoding tetratricopeptide repeat protein, which yields MHVGSDREEPEGHRQIAGRRRAVVAALLALAVLAAAPRATAQPESEADRKTEAKTHFRRGKEAFELGKFRDALKEYEAAYKLVPASGLLFNIAQCYRNLGELKQAIFSFRLYLKKNPEAANRDAVEQLAAELERKLEAQKPPPPPKKDPDEEDDRDRGTAIRRELVTPPPLPPPPVERSRPVYKRWWFWTSVAAVAAGGAVGIYLGVRASRALPETPFPIWDLNAP from the coding sequence ATGCACGTTGGCTCCGACCGCGAGGAACCCGAGGGGCACCGTCAGATCGCGGGTCGCCGGCGTGCCGTGGTGGCGGCCTTGCTCGCGCTGGCCGTCTTGGCCGCCGCACCACGCGCCACCGCCCAGCCGGAGAGCGAGGCCGACCGCAAGACGGAAGCCAAGACGCACTTCCGACGCGGCAAGGAGGCCTTCGAACTCGGCAAGTTCCGGGACGCGCTGAAGGAGTACGAGGCCGCGTACAAGCTGGTGCCAGCCTCGGGGCTCCTGTTCAACATCGCGCAGTGCTATCGCAACCTGGGCGAGCTCAAGCAGGCGATCTTCTCCTTCCGGCTCTACTTGAAGAAGAACCCGGAGGCCGCCAACCGCGACGCCGTGGAGCAGCTCGCGGCGGAGCTCGAACGGAAGCTCGAGGCCCAGAAGCCCCCCCCGCCACCCAAGAAGGACCCCGACGAGGAGGACGACCGCGACCGGGGGACGGCGATTCGAAGGGAACTCGTCACGCCGCCCCCGCTGCCACCGCCGCCCGTGGAACGATCGCGTCCGGTCTACAAACGCTGGTGGTTCTGGACCAGCGTGGCGGCAGTCGCTGCCGGCGGCGCGGTGGGCATCTACCTCGGCGTACGGGCGAGCCGGGCTCTGCCGGAGACGCCCTTCCCCATCTGGGATCTCAACGCGCCCTAG
- a CDS encoding 5'-nucleotidase C-terminal domain-containing protein: MATVLAAAAGCTVRPEGYDLEGQDVELVFVHSGDIHSRLIPYDMDVGETDKQLGMDQRNAPFGGIARLSAIVRQERQNNLRFAYVDTGDVFQGAPIFNAFGGEPEFKALTNMGVDVMAIGNHEFDNGATPLVEKATTFANFPLVAANYLLEDSKLLGQAATAQIAQPYTILNLRGLRVGVIGLGNTSAMRGVFKGKNTLGITPLSTREVLQSYVDFLRPQVDLVVVVGHIGYHEDIDYIPRTEGVDIVFGGHLHIALNPPNVIQDCDIAKLRREKDRYSCNTPEKLQEAERGCQSKNTCDAKATPKEVADCQAACRKEAEESCKQLEESAQFAKRRAELDGDIAILEKRGCHPRNVLLVHSGAFLKYVGRLQVTVRQCTRLEQREVCAETDANGRCLKKRPRRCAGADDGRNDWEVIAHSFRLIPVDATLKDDPKMLRLMEPYLLELNRQQRMTEVLGYSANRIRRFGAGSGDSQLGNLVADAMQTRNQVWADFSVTNSLGIRSDVVMGPVDREQLTNVFPFENTITVMYLSGAEVQELMDFITQRSTNRGCQSQAQVAGVTAVLNCGGCPGKGGNECVRVPYNGEACAQRVTVGGTGRPCLEDKDCQPEKTGEICTGQRHPDPAHAGKRRCWMPISCSRSYRMATNDYIAKGGSGFQVLERNTTQKNLGISLRQAAADYILTMSSCAEKPKFNAAAGGKREFVLKPEEEGELYALEDRAQAGDWKGVNAAYAALRKRLADRSAATKDALEKAGLANYLSCTDDCSQAKGSCNGLAYRQVKECSQFKAKNVPQCEALGRVRAALRCVTLPCINAQEDARQQRVFKEGSGSPDPYEPWPE; the protein is encoded by the coding sequence ATGGCGACGGTTCTCGCGGCGGCCGCCGGGTGCACCGTGCGCCCCGAGGGCTACGACCTCGAAGGCCAGGACGTCGAGCTCGTCTTCGTGCACAGCGGCGACATCCACTCGCGGCTGATCCCCTACGACATGGACGTGGGGGAGACGGACAAGCAGCTCGGGATGGACCAGCGCAACGCCCCCTTCGGCGGGATCGCGCGTCTCAGCGCCATCGTGCGGCAGGAGCGCCAGAACAACCTGCGCTTCGCCTACGTCGACACCGGCGACGTCTTCCAGGGCGCGCCGATCTTCAACGCCTTCGGCGGCGAGCCCGAGTTCAAGGCGCTCACCAACATGGGCGTCGACGTGATGGCCATCGGCAACCACGAGTTCGACAACGGCGCCACGCCGCTCGTCGAGAAGGCCACCACCTTCGCCAACTTCCCGCTCGTCGCCGCCAACTATCTTCTCGAGGATTCGAAGCTCCTCGGCCAGGCCGCGACGGCCCAGATCGCCCAGCCCTACACGATCCTGAATCTGCGCGGCCTGCGCGTCGGGGTGATCGGCCTCGGCAACACGAGCGCCATGCGCGGCGTCTTCAAGGGCAAGAACACCCTCGGCATCACGCCCCTCTCGACGCGCGAGGTGCTCCAGTCCTACGTGGACTTCCTGCGCCCGCAGGTGGACCTCGTCGTCGTGGTGGGGCACATCGGCTACCACGAGGACATCGACTACATCCCGCGCACCGAGGGGGTGGACATCGTCTTCGGCGGCCACCTCCACATCGCGCTGAACCCCCCGAACGTGATCCAGGACTGCGACATCGCCAAGCTCCGGCGCGAGAAGGACCGCTACAGCTGCAACACCCCCGAGAAGCTGCAGGAGGCCGAGCGCGGCTGCCAGTCGAAGAACACGTGCGATGCGAAGGCCACGCCGAAAGAAGTGGCCGACTGCCAGGCCGCCTGTCGCAAGGAGGCCGAGGAGAGCTGCAAGCAGCTCGAGGAGAGCGCCCAGTTCGCCAAGCGACGAGCCGAGCTCGACGGGGACATCGCGATCCTCGAGAAGCGCGGGTGTCATCCGCGCAACGTGCTGCTGGTCCACTCGGGCGCCTTCCTGAAGTACGTCGGTCGTCTGCAGGTCACCGTGCGGCAGTGCACGCGGCTGGAGCAGCGCGAGGTCTGTGCCGAGACGGACGCCAACGGCCGGTGCCTCAAGAAGCGGCCGCGCCGCTGCGCCGGCGCCGACGACGGCCGCAACGACTGGGAGGTCATCGCGCACAGCTTCCGCCTGATCCCGGTCGACGCGACGCTGAAGGACGACCCGAAGATGTTGCGGCTGATGGAGCCGTACCTCCTCGAGCTGAATCGCCAGCAGCGCATGACGGAGGTGCTCGGCTACTCGGCCAATCGCATCCGCCGCTTCGGCGCCGGGTCGGGCGATAGCCAGCTCGGAAACCTCGTGGCCGACGCGATGCAGACCCGCAACCAGGTCTGGGCCGACTTCTCGGTGACCAACTCGCTCGGCATTCGCTCCGACGTGGTGATGGGGCCGGTCGATCGCGAACAGCTCACGAACGTCTTCCCGTTCGAGAACACGATCACCGTGATGTACCTCTCGGGGGCCGAGGTTCAGGAGTTGATGGACTTCATCACCCAGCGCTCGACGAATCGAGGCTGCCAGTCGCAGGCCCAGGTGGCGGGCGTCACGGCCGTGCTGAACTGCGGCGGGTGTCCGGGCAAGGGGGGCAACGAATGCGTCCGCGTGCCGTACAACGGCGAGGCGTGCGCGCAGCGGGTCACCGTCGGCGGCACCGGGCGCCCGTGCCTCGAAGACAAGGACTGCCAGCCCGAGAAGACCGGCGAGATCTGCACCGGGCAGCGGCACCCCGACCCCGCGCACGCCGGGAAGCGTCGCTGCTGGATGCCGATCAGCTGCAGCCGGTCGTATCGTATGGCGACCAACGACTACATCGCGAAGGGGGGGAGCGGCTTCCAGGTCCTCGAGCGGAACACGACGCAGAAGAACCTCGGCATCTCGCTGCGGCAGGCGGCGGCCGACTACATCCTCACCATGTCGAGCTGCGCGGAGAAGCCGAAGTTCAACGCCGCGGCGGGAGGAAAGCGCGAGTTCGTCCTCAAGCCGGAAGAGGAGGGAGAGCTCTACGCGCTGGAGGATCGGGCGCAGGCGGGCGACTGGAAGGGGGTCAACGCAGCCTACGCGGCGTTGCGCAAGCGCCTCGCGGATCGCTCGGCGGCGACGAAGGACGCGCTCGAGAAGGCGGGCCTCGCGAACTACCTGAGCTGCACCGACGACTGCTCGCAGGCCAAGGGGAGCTGTAACGGCCTGGCCTATCGCCAGGTGAAGGAGTGCTCGCAGTTCAAAGCCAAGAACGTGCCGCAGTGCGAGGCGCTCGGCCGGGTTCGGGCGGCGCTCCGCTGCGTGACGCTCCCCTGCATCAACGCGCAGGAGGATGCGCGACAGCAACGAGTCTTCAAAGAGGGGAGCGGTTCCCCCGACCCCTACGAGCCGTGGCCGGAATGA
- a CDS encoding serine/threonine protein kinase, whose amino-acid sequence MRPEETSSKLERLEGEELEELIEGDAPLPYAQTQSVDAVLEEQVEVEVDLETSQRRLPAAAQAAASGPVAAEDEPTAAQGQAVPASDPVLQRTGPGRQARVTGNRSRGGAEPSAGSPAPERKRRSRKLDDSVEEYLGNILGSYRIISLLGSGGMGRVFLAEHVVLGRKVALKLLRPEYAVKRDAVNRFFQEARAVNNIRHENIVDVTDLVELESGETFIIMELLEGQDLSDVMKSGDGPLAIPFALQIALQVCDGLQAAHRAGIIHRDMKPDNVYVLKDRTRACFVKLLDFGVAKLQGQAEVFNSWQTAAGSVIGTPAYMSPEQATGIPVDARSDIYSLGAILYELFTGHPVFRARSFGEYVVKHMNDLPVPPRELEGAPRLPVALERVILRCLEKHPDKRFQSVVELRASLEEAVTRADTPAESAPAPVGEVRRGRRGLMLALAGTVVLGLALLAFWVTSGIPLDEVLPQRGSGAASGPEPAPTPRTSVVPPRTPVAESTEASTKPKVEPTATQLAARITVHSEPSGADVFRVGEHKSLGRTPVVLQLPNPGERISLVLRRDGYLETVETVQVADNMVVSVALKARPKGSAERRAKGSARGRGRGKVKEPRGAAPTKGTGPRGPITPEDVVDPFD is encoded by the coding sequence ATGCGTCCAGAGGAGACCTCGAGCAAGTTGGAGCGGTTGGAGGGAGAGGAGCTCGAGGAGCTCATCGAAGGGGACGCTCCTTTGCCCTACGCCCAGACGCAGTCCGTGGACGCGGTGCTCGAGGAGCAGGTCGAGGTCGAGGTGGACCTCGAGACCAGCCAGCGTCGCCTCCCCGCCGCCGCCCAGGCGGCCGCCTCCGGTCCCGTGGCCGCAGAAGACGAACCGACCGCGGCTCAGGGTCAGGCCGTACCGGCCTCCGATCCCGTCCTGCAGCGCACCGGTCCCGGCCGTCAGGCGCGCGTGACGGGAAATCGCAGCCGGGGGGGCGCCGAGCCCTCGGCCGGATCCCCGGCTCCCGAGCGGAAGCGCCGATCCCGCAAGCTGGACGACTCGGTCGAGGAGTACCTGGGCAACATCCTCGGCTCCTATCGGATCATCTCGCTCCTCGGATCCGGCGGCATGGGACGCGTCTTTCTGGCCGAGCACGTGGTCCTCGGTCGAAAGGTCGCGCTCAAGCTCCTGCGCCCCGAGTACGCGGTGAAGCGGGACGCCGTGAACCGCTTCTTCCAGGAGGCGCGCGCGGTCAACAACATCCGCCACGAGAACATCGTGGACGTGACCGACCTCGTCGAGCTGGAGAGCGGCGAGACCTTCATCATCATGGAGCTGCTCGAGGGGCAGGACCTGTCGGACGTGATGAAGTCCGGCGACGGCCCGCTGGCGATCCCCTTCGCCCTGCAGATCGCGCTGCAGGTCTGCGACGGGCTGCAGGCCGCCCACCGCGCGGGGATCATCCACCGCGACATGAAGCCCGACAACGTCTACGTGCTGAAGGACAGGACGCGCGCCTGCTTCGTGAAGCTGCTGGACTTCGGGGTGGCCAAGCTGCAGGGGCAGGCCGAGGTCTTCAACAGCTGGCAGACGGCGGCGGGGTCGGTGATCGGCACGCCGGCGTACATGTCGCCGGAGCAGGCCACGGGGATCCCCGTGGACGCGCGCTCGGACATCTACTCGCTCGGCGCCATCCTCTACGAGCTCTTCACGGGGCACCCGGTCTTTCGCGCGCGCTCGTTCGGCGAGTACGTCGTCAAGCACATGAACGACCTGCCCGTGCCGCCGCGGGAGCTGGAGGGGGCTCCCCGCCTCCCCGTGGCCCTCGAGCGCGTGATCTTGCGCTGCCTCGAGAAACACCCCGACAAGCGGTTCCAGTCGGTGGTCGAGCTCCGGGCCAGCCTCGAGGAGGCGGTGACGCGCGCGGACACCCCGGCAGAGTCGGCGCCCGCGCCGGTCGGCGAGGTGCGGCGCGGACGCCGAGGCCTGATGCTCGCGCTGGCCGGCACGGTGGTGCTGGGGCTCGCGCTCCTGGCGTTCTGGGTCACCTCGGGGATCCCGCTCGACGAGGTGCTCCCGCAGCGTGGCTCCGGAGCCGCCTCTGGGCCGGAACCCGCCCCCACGCCGCGTACCAGCGTCGTGCCTCCTCGCACCCCGGTCGCCGAGAGCACCGAGGCGTCGACGAAGCCCAAGGTAGAGCCGACGGCCACGCAGCTCGCAGCCCGCATCACCGTGCACAGCGAGCCGTCCGGGGCGGACGTCTTCCGCGTGGGCGAGCACAAGAGCCTCGGGCGAACGCCCGTGGTCTTGCAGCTCCCGAATCCGGGGGAACGGATCTCGCTCGTGCTGCGACGCGACGGCTACCTCGAGACGGTCGAGACGGTGCAGGTCGCGGACAACATGGTGGTGTCGGTCGCGCTCAAGGCCCGGCCCAAAGGAAGCGCGGAGCGACGCGCGAAGGGCAGCGCGCGCGGCCGAGGTCGGGGCAAGGTCAAGGAGCCTCGTGGTGCGGCGCCGACCAAGGGGACCGGGCCCCGCGGCCCGATCACCCCCGAGGACGTGGTCGACCCGTTCGACTGA
- a CDS encoding EutN/CcmL family microcompartment protein, whose translation MKICRVAGTVVATAKHPAYAGQKLLVVQPVDERGVEQGQSFLAVDRVQAGEGDTVLVLSEGNGARQLFQAKVLPVRSVIVGIVDRVDASV comes from the coding sequence GTGAAGATCTGTCGGGTCGCCGGCACGGTGGTCGCCACCGCGAAGCACCCGGCCTACGCCGGGCAGAAGCTCCTCGTGGTGCAGCCGGTGGACGAGCGCGGCGTCGAGCAGGGGCAGAGCTTTCTGGCCGTGGACCGGGTCCAGGCGGGTGAGGGGGACACCGTCCTCGTCCTCTCGGAAGGGAACGGGGCCCGGCAGCTCTTCCAGGCCAAGGTCCTGCCGGTCCGGTCGGTGATCGTGGGGATCGTGGACCGGGTGGACGCGAGCGTCTGA
- a CDS encoding 2-oxo acid dehydrogenase subunit E2, with product MPNLELEPKRHVSIFRRMAIGTWRTAYDPSVYGTIEVTMDRAVAYIEAFREATGRRLTVTHLLARAVAETLRRMPDANAILRFNKIYLRKRIGIFMQVAMTDEGEDKIDLSGVTIQDAADKNLLEIVDETERKVAAVRQRTDPELERGRGLVRFIPSLLLNFFLRSVSFLAYALNLDLRWAGIPKDPFGSVMITNIGSLGLDMAYAPLVPYSRVPILLATGAVREHPVVEDGAVVIRKVMKVNATFDHRFIDGYHAAVMARTLRQWLEHPEEMYGAIPTEVPLPAAGTEGSRG from the coding sequence ATGCCGAACCTGGAGCTCGAGCCGAAACGTCACGTCTCGATCTTCAGGCGCATGGCCATCGGCACCTGGCGGACCGCCTACGACCCCTCCGTCTACGGAACCATCGAAGTGACGATGGATCGCGCGGTGGCCTACATCGAGGCCTTTCGCGAGGCCACCGGCCGTCGGCTCACCGTCACGCACCTGCTGGCGCGCGCGGTCGCGGAGACGCTCCGGCGCATGCCCGACGCCAACGCCATCCTGCGGTTCAACAAGATCTACCTGCGCAAGCGCATCGGCATCTTCATGCAGGTGGCGATGACCGACGAGGGAGAGGACAAGATCGACCTCTCCGGGGTGACGATCCAGGACGCGGCGGACAAGAACCTGCTCGAGATCGTGGATGAGACCGAGCGCAAGGTGGCGGCGGTGCGACAGCGCACCGACCCCGAGCTCGAGCGCGGTCGCGGGCTCGTGCGCTTCATCCCCAGCCTGCTGCTGAACTTCTTCCTCCGCTCGGTGAGCTTTCTGGCCTACGCGCTCAACCTCGACCTGCGGTGGGCGGGCATTCCGAAGGACCCGTTCGGTTCGGTGATGATCACCAACATCGGCAGCCTCGGGCTGGACATGGCCTACGCGCCGCTCGTGCCCTACTCGCGGGTGCCGATCCTGCTCGCCACCGGGGCGGTGCGCGAGCACCCCGTCGTCGAGGACGGGGCGGTCGTGATTCGCAAGGTCATGAAGGTGAACGCGACCTTCGACCACCGCTTCATCGACGGCTATCACGCCGCCGTGATGGCGCGGACGCTCCGGCAGTGGCTCGAGCACCCTGAGGAGATGTACGGGGCGATCCCGACCGAGGTCCCGTTGCCGGCGGCGGGGACGGAGGGCTCGCGCGGATGA
- a CDS encoding SpoIID/LytB domain-containing protein has protein sequence MRHPWIVGLLLAMSTTSRADELSRSDKLRLLYSNQLSFDRRGVPLITIGIADGQREAVIESTTPIRLLPDGEDGSEVQVGKRWRVTLSEAKAAEIEHYAVLAREGPSGLERLTAQLKTWQGRGVRCRILEVGTIFGVRGKVYDNRAYILADGPYRTEAEATATAERHATRYGVTPIDVLAQLKTRPSGRLEAADEQGTTRVRVRDALWLAPTGKGLLGLRLGRAPAAAYWGQIYVTVDRNGRLAVVNAVPADKLLAGLVPAEIFPTAPKAALMAQAVAARGDLMAKLGTRHLVDPFRICARQHCQVYRGAGHEHPHTTDAVQKTEGQVLVRPDASLVNTVYHAACGGHTEDNDRVWPVRADAHLRGHLDGDAKGSPFGGGITEENLSAWLATRPRTHCGGSTYNQEKYRWTVRLPLEELTRLVQALGVGPVRAIQVLERGRSGRARRVRVEGALGRKEVRGELTIRQLFGGLRSSMFVVTPERDAGGRVLAFVFKGGGWGHGVGMCQTGATGMARSGRPFAEILRHYYPGSELVRLY, from the coding sequence ATGCGCCATCCATGGATCGTGGGGCTCCTGCTCGCGATGTCGACGACGAGCCGGGCGGACGAGCTGAGCCGTAGCGACAAGCTGCGGCTGCTCTACAGCAACCAGCTCTCCTTCGACCGGCGCGGCGTCCCCCTCATCACCATCGGCATAGCCGACGGCCAGCGCGAGGCCGTCATCGAGAGCACGACCCCCATCCGCCTGCTCCCCGACGGCGAGGACGGCTCGGAGGTCCAGGTGGGGAAGCGGTGGCGCGTGACCCTCTCCGAGGCCAAGGCGGCCGAGATCGAGCACTACGCGGTGCTGGCGCGCGAAGGTCCCTCGGGCCTCGAACGGCTGACCGCCCAGCTCAAGACCTGGCAGGGCCGCGGCGTGCGCTGCCGCATCCTCGAGGTGGGCACGATCTTCGGCGTGCGCGGCAAGGTCTACGACAACCGCGCCTACATCCTGGCCGACGGACCGTATCGCACCGAGGCCGAGGCCACCGCCACGGCGGAGCGCCACGCGACGCGCTATGGAGTGACCCCGATCGACGTCCTCGCGCAGCTCAAGACCCGTCCCTCGGGGAGGCTCGAGGCCGCCGACGAGCAGGGGACGACGCGCGTGCGGGTGCGGGACGCGCTCTGGCTCGCACCGACGGGGAAGGGGCTGCTCGGCCTGCGTCTCGGCCGCGCCCCGGCCGCGGCCTACTGGGGCCAGATCTATGTGACCGTGGATCGCAACGGACGCCTCGCGGTGGTCAACGCCGTGCCGGCCGACAAGCTCCTCGCGGGTCTGGTCCCGGCGGAGATTTTCCCGACGGCCCCGAAAGCGGCGCTCATGGCGCAGGCGGTGGCAGCCCGCGGAGACCTGATGGCCAAGCTCGGGACGCGGCACCTCGTGGACCCGTTTCGCATCTGCGCGCGGCAGCACTGCCAGGTCTATCGCGGCGCCGGCCACGAGCACCCCCACACGACCGACGCCGTGCAGAAGACCGAGGGCCAGGTGCTTGTGCGCCCCGACGCGAGCCTCGTGAACACCGTCTATCACGCGGCATGCGGGGGCCACACCGAGGACAACGATCGCGTCTGGCCCGTGCGTGCGGACGCGCACCTCAGGGGACACCTCGACGGAGACGCGAAGGGCAGCCCCTTCGGCGGCGGGATTACCGAGGAGAACCTCTCCGCCTGGCTCGCCACGCGCCCGCGCACGCACTGCGGCGGGAGCACCTACAACCAGGAGAAATACCGCTGGACCGTGCGCCTCCCGCTCGAGGAGCTGACCCGCCTCGTGCAGGCGCTCGGGGTCGGGCCCGTGCGCGCGATCCAGGTGCTCGAGCGCGGGCGCTCGGGGCGGGCGCGACGGGTGCGCGTGGAAGGGGCGCTCGGGCGCAAGGAGGTGCGCGGCGAGCTGACCATCCGCCAGCTCTTCGGCGGGCTACGCAGCTCGATGTTCGTCGTGACGCCGGAGCGGGACGCCGGCGGGCGCGTGCTCGCCTTCGTCTTCAAAGGGGGTGGCTGGGGCCACGGCGTCGGTATGTGCCAGACGGGGGCCACCGGCATGGCCCGCTCGGGGCGCCCCTTCGCGGAAATCCTGCGCCACTACTACCCCGGCAGCGAGCTGGTTCGCCTCTATTGA
- a CDS encoding EutN/CcmL family microcompartment protein, which yields MYLGRVIGTVVAEQKYQGLEGQKLLVVQPLNHRQEPTGEPLVAVDTVRAGPGELVYLTQSREAAQALENTFVPVDAAIIGIVDQLAVKR from the coding sequence GTGTATCTCGGACGGGTGATCGGCACGGTGGTCGCCGAGCAGAAGTACCAGGGCCTCGAGGGGCAGAAGCTCCTCGTGGTGCAGCCCCTGAACCACCGGCAAGAGCCGACGGGCGAGCCGCTCGTGGCCGTGGACACCGTGCGGGCGGGACCGGGCGAGCTCGTCTACCTGACCCAGTCGCGGGAGGCGGCCCAGGCGCTGGAGAACACCTTCGTGCCGGTAGACGCGGCGATCATCGGCATCGTGGATCAGCTGGCGGTGAAGCGGTGA
- the pyk gene encoding pyruvate kinase — translation MRRTKIVCTLGPASHDEAIVAALIRAGMNVARLNFSHGSHDDHRRVYETVRRVAAELGAAVAVMQDLQGPKLRLGRLPGGPITLEVGELVPLVLAEQTDEPRSLPCPHPHLAEDLSLGCRVLLDDGRLELVLESKEAGRLLCRVRVGGEVSDRKGVNLPGARLSIPAVTEKDRRDLAFGRALGVDFVALSFVRGPEDVRAAQEAAPELPLLAKIEKPEGVARFGEILPLVHGVLVARGDLGVEMGPEQVPLLQKRLIEEANACGKLVVTATEMLDSMQERSRPTRAEVSDVANAVLDGSDAVMLSGETARGRYPVEAVRTMDRVIRETEGSARFRGRPSPSSLGYREATSAIARAAVSAAEELSARCIVVLTSGGATVELLSEYRPKVPILALTADEGLCRRLAFEWGVLPRRLATPPTSVEEAVAAMSDAARSAGLASPGDPVVLVMGSHPGGASDLIKAHYV, via the coding sequence ATGCGTCGCACGAAGATCGTCTGCACTCTGGGGCCCGCCTCGCACGACGAGGCGATCGTCGCGGCTCTCATCCGCGCCGGGATGAACGTCGCGCGGCTCAACTTCTCCCACGGCAGCCACGACGACCACCGCCGGGTCTACGAGACCGTGCGGCGCGTGGCCGCCGAGCTCGGCGCCGCCGTGGCGGTGATGCAGGACCTGCAGGGCCCGAAGCTCCGCCTCGGTCGCCTGCCGGGGGGCCCGATCACGCTGGAGGTGGGGGAGCTCGTCCCCCTCGTGCTCGCCGAACAGACCGACGAGCCGAGGAGCCTGCCCTGCCCCCACCCGCACCTCGCAGAGGACCTGTCACTCGGGTGCCGCGTGCTGCTCGACGACGGACGCCTCGAGCTCGTGCTCGAGAGCAAGGAAGCGGGTCGCCTCCTCTGCCGCGTCCGCGTCGGGGGCGAGGTGTCGGACCGCAAGGGGGTCAACCTGCCGGGGGCGCGGCTCTCGATCCCGGCGGTGACGGAGAAGGACCGGCGGGACCTGGCCTTCGGGCGCGCTCTCGGCGTGGACTTCGTGGCCCTCTCCTTCGTGCGAGGACCCGAGGACGTCCGCGCCGCGCAGGAAGCCGCGCCGGAGCTTCCCCTGCTGGCCAAGATCGAGAAGCCCGAAGGTGTGGCGCGCTTCGGCGAGATCTTGCCGCTCGTGCACGGGGTGCTCGTGGCGCGCGGCGACCTCGGCGTCGAGATGGGGCCGGAGCAGGTGCCGCTTCTGCAGAAGCGACTCATCGAGGAGGCCAACGCCTGCGGCAAGCTGGTGGTCACCGCCACCGAGATGCTGGACAGCATGCAGGAGCGCTCGCGCCCCACCCGCGCGGAAGTCTCGGACGTGGCGAACGCCGTCCTCGACGGCTCGGACGCCGTGATGCTCTCGGGCGAAACGGCCCGCGGGCGCTACCCGGTGGAGGCGGTGCGCACGATGGACCGCGTGATCCGCGAGACGGAAGGCTCGGCGCGCTTTCGCGGTCGGCCCAGCCCCAGCTCGCTCGGCTACCGCGAGGCTACCTCGGCCATCGCGCGCGCGGCCGTGAGCGCGGCGGAGGAGCTCTCGGCGCGCTGTATCGTGGTCCTCACGAGCGGCGGGGCGACGGTCGAGCTCCTGTCGGAGTACCGGCCGAAGGTCCCGATCCTGGCGCTGACCGCGGACGAGGGCCTCTGCCGGCGCCTGGCCTTCGAGTGGGGCGTCCTCCCCCGCCGGCTGGCGACGCCGCCGACCAGCGTCGAGGAGGCCGTGGCCGCCATGAGCGATGCCGCTCGCTCCGCCGGACTCGCAAGCCCGGGCGACCCGGTGGTGCTGGTCATGGGCTCGCACCCCGGAGGAGCGAGCGACCTCATCAAGGCGCACTACGTGTAG
- a CDS encoding CPBP family intramembrane metalloprotease: MPNRRILVLSVLFYLGLAAAALLWATLASRPLWLLEPRGGRPALLLAGLAGGVALGLLTVAMSRVSVARTAWGRELYVWFGNVLGPLGSGEAALLAALSSVGEELLFRGAMQPALGLVPTSLVFAGLHLPPRLALWPWTASAALLGLAMGLLAERTASLVGPVAAHFLINWLNLSHVGRLAREAQNLPAPDAAPSIDPDAPSMDRGAPARDVDDEPGGRAEP, translated from the coding sequence ATGCCGAACCGGCGCATCCTCGTCCTCAGTGTCCTCTTCTATCTCGGCCTGGCCGCGGCGGCCCTCCTCTGGGCGACGCTCGCCTCTCGCCCGCTCTGGCTCCTCGAACCCCGAGGCGGTCGGCCGGCGCTGCTGCTCGCGGGCCTGGCCGGCGGGGTGGCCCTCGGGCTCCTCACGGTAGCGATGAGCCGCGTCTCGGTAGCGCGCACCGCGTGGGGCAGAGAGCTCTACGTCTGGTTCGGCAACGTCCTCGGTCCTCTCGGCTCGGGAGAGGCCGCGCTCCTCGCCGCGCTCTCCTCCGTCGGAGAGGAGCTCCTCTTTCGCGGCGCGATGCAGCCCGCTCTCGGACTCGTGCCCACGAGCCTCGTCTTCGCCGGGCTCCACCTGCCCCCGCGGCTCGCGCTCTGGCCCTGGACCGCCTCGGCGGCGCTTCTCGGCCTCGCGATGGGGCTCCTCGCCGAGCGCACCGCGAGCCTCGTCGGCCCCGTCGCGGCGCACTTCCTCATCAACTGGCTGAATCTCAGCCACGTGGGGCGTCTCGCGCGAGAAGCGCAAAATTTGCCCGCCCCGGACGCGGCTCCTAGCATCGACCCCGATGCGCCATCCATGGATCGTGGGGCTCCTGCTCGCGATGTCGACGACGAGCCGGGCGGACGAGCTGAGCCGTAG